A window from Vanessa atalanta chromosome 16, ilVanAtal1.2, whole genome shotgun sequence encodes these proteins:
- the LOC125069929 gene encoding uncharacterized protein LOC125069929: protein MSSDPAPLSKTAKYKKITKPLLERKRRARINRCLDELKDLMVGALEIDDDNLSKLEKADILELTVNHLTKLHRPKDPVLEAKKFQAGFGQCAAEACRFIMSVPDLDSKVSQNLVGHLSRLITAQPLTIQVPERPTFSPPISPSSVASDRHHYYSDHERSSSDAEDSVYSADSAPKQWSFGRSNNNKQNVSITGLLTTVDKLVSHHSAEQGSINGHRNGTYFNKVPAEAKDVILQKIRQHIMDKRGNENIANVDVSANSDLPLEPRYTRDEAYRNDIAYHYPTPNYPSSNDTLDLRKVRSPIKSSVMTHSPRDQIEYRSPNREPVAVEKKPEASVNVPEYCELPMDYSNLPPKKKRKLIEYQEYKKQEEARRQLDAFYAEKKDRRDGPPVDLEMDANKWRPW, encoded by the exons ATGTCGTCGGATCCCGCGCCTCTGTCTAAGACTGCTAAATATAAGAAGATAACTAAGCCTCTACTAGAAAGAAAACGTCGGGCACGCATTAATCGATGTCTCGATGAATTGAAGGATTTAATGGTCGGCGCCTTGGAG ATCGATGACGACAACTTAAGCAAGTTGGAAAAGGCAGATATCCTTGAGTTAACTGTTAATCATCTCACGAAGTTGCATAGACCTAAGGATCCGGTTTTGGAGGCGAAGAAATTTCAAGCCGGGTTTGGTCAATGTGCGGCTGAAGCTTGCAGATTTATAATGTCCGTGCCGGATTTAGACTCAAAAGTGAGTCAAAATTTAGTTGGACACCTATCTAGATTGATAACCGCTCAGCCGCTGACAATTCAAGTACCAGAGAGACCGACATTTTCTCCTCCGATATCACCATCTTCAGTTGCTTCAGACAGACATCACTATTACAGCGACCACGAGAGATCTTCATCCGATGCcgaagattcagtgtattcagCCGACAGCGCACCCAAACAGTGGTCATTTGGGAgatcgaataataataaacaaaacgttTCTATTACCGGTCTCTTAACTACAGTCGACAAACTGGTTTCGCATCATAGCGCCGAACAGGGATCAATAAATGGCCACCGAAATGGAACTTACTTCAATAAAGTACCGGCTGAGGCGAAAGacgtaatattacaaaaaatcagACAACACATCATGGACAAACGAGGAAATGAAAACATTGCCAACGTCGATGTCAGTGCGAATTCAGACCTGCCTCTTGAACCCAGATACACGCGCGATGAGGCTTACAGAAACGACATTGCATATCATTATCCTACGCCAAATTACCCGAGCAGTAACGACACTTTGGATCTGAGGAAAGTCCGTTCACCAATCAAATCATCAGTAATGACACATTCTCCGAGGGATCAAATTGAATATAGGAGCCCGAATAGAGAACCAGTTGCAGTAGAAAAAAAACCTGAGGCAAGCGTTAATGTACCAGAATATTGTGAATTGCCAATGGATTACAGCAACTTGCCACCTAAAAAGAAAAGGAAATTAATCGAATATCAAGAGTACAAAAAACAAGAAGAAGCAAGGCGACAGCTCGATGCTTTTTATGCAGAGAAAAAAGATCGACGAGATGGACCACCAGTGGACCTTGAAATGGACGCAAACAAATGGCGCCCATGGTAA
- the LOC125069748 gene encoding uncharacterized protein LOC125069748, translating to MLVGEQSPAPRVVAGLRKLRPELTPGPVPTPADPNLRISGVLRQYYNDDDESWAWVRAAVRGGCLLAWRDGTLPRRPAARLPLRHLHLRAAATLPNAFQLSRLRDDASVATFQACNATEYARWVRALCVEILGQTPLPQVRFLDVLPAADTCIKEPKKIPIHETPACPPRPPPRARRRLLTASETQLPRRDHSPAATDEGIVVEDDDYDSSSDRSLDLSLSLDALKTIDVVDASVRKAEIIKCDNCSKLNASPPQHHTLPRARTTETELGRHRYLKRWEGTTGGAERGRFAMEAARRKTASLENRARSCSPNSHEVATQYVPVRERRALFESLSQSGGSLARSSEQLARPVPVAETTPRRAASLHDLQAPPTRSVSDLRQFFEAVARGAGQCSGLQRLSAPTNPIGVFASLTCA from the exons ATGCTTGTGGGGGAGCAGTCGCCGGCACCACGGGTGGTGGCCGGCTTGCGGAAGCTTCGACCTGAATTGACGCCAGGACCTGTACCTACGCCTGCAGATCCAAATCTCAGGATATCgg GTGTCCTCAGACAGTATTACAATGATGACGATGAGTCATGGGCGTGGGTGCGGGCCGCAGTTCGTGGAGGCTGTCTGCTTGCCTGGCGAGATGGCACCCTTCCCCGTCGGCCAGCAGCCAGGCTGCCGCTCAGGCACTTGCATCTGCGCGCCGCAGCGACCCTACCGAATGCCTTTCAGCTGTCGCGATTGCGGGACGACGCCTCTGTTGCCACGTTCCAG GCTTGTAATGCGACGGAATACGCCCGTTGGGTGCGAGCGCTGTGCGTCGAAATACTCGGACAAACACCTCTACCACAAGTTAGATTTTTGGACGTGTTGCCAGCTGCCGACACGTGTATTAAGGAACCAAAGAAAATACCTATACATGAGACACCCGCATGTCCTCCCAGACCACCTCCGAGAGCTCGAAGAAGGCTGCTCACAGCCTCTGAGACTCAGTTACCTCGGAGAGACCACTCACCTGCCGCAACGGACGAGGGCATCGTCGTAGAAGACGACGACTATGATTCATCGTCCGATCGCAGCCTTGACCTATCTCTTTCCCTCGACGCTTTAAAGACCATTGATGTGGTGGACGCGTCAGTACGAAAAGCTGAAATTATCAAATGCGATAATTGCAGTAAACTGAATGCGAGTCCGCCACAACATCACACATTACCGCGTGCGAGAACTACCGAAACTGAGCTAGGTCGACATAGGTATCTAAAGCGCTGGGAGGGCACTACAGGCGGAGCGGAGAGAGGCAGATTTGCAATGGAAGCGGCGAGAAGAAAAACGGCTTCACTTGAGAATCGTGCGAGATCGTGTTCCCCAAACTCTCACGAAGTGGCAACACAATATGTTCCTGTACGGGAAAGGCGTGCATTATTTGAATCGCTGTCCCAAAGCGGTGGAAGCTTAGCACGGAGCAGTGAGCAGTTAGCTCGTCCCGTGCCAGTGGCGGAAACGACGCCGAGGCGCGCGGCATCACTACACGACCTCCAAGCGCCTCCGACGAGGTCAGTGAGCGATTTGCGGCAGTTCTTTGAGGCGGTTGCGCGAGGCGCGGGACAATGCTCTGGCCTCCAGAGGCTCAGCGCGCCGACGAATCCTATAGGCGTATTCGCATCGCTCACTTGTGCCTGA